Genomic window (Desulforapulum autotrophicum HRM2):
AGGATCAATGGGCACGGCCGTTTTTCCGTAGAGGCCATAGCATAGATCCTTGACCTGGGCCGTTATCATCTTGTAGCGATCCTCCGGGGTGTCAAACAGCACGTTGTTCACGGTCTGGGTGCCGACGATCTGACTTGTGGGGGTAACAAGGGGAATCTGGCCAAGTTCCTTTCTCACCCTGGGAAGCTGTTCAAACACCTCGGAAAGTCGATCAAGGGCATCCATGTCCCTGAGCTGATTGACCAGATTGGAAAGCATTCCACCCGGGGTCTGGTGCAACAGCACGTTGATGTCGATGACCGACACCTTGGTGTCATCCAGAAGGTGGCGGTACTTGGGCAGAATCTCCTTTTCCAGGGTTTCATTGATCGACGCCAGGGTCTCAATGTCAAAACCGGTATCCCTGTCCGTGCCGATCAGCGACATAACCATGGGCTCAAGGGCGGGATGGCTGGTTCGGTAGGCGTAGGGGGTCAGACAGGTATCAAGGATATCAACCCCTGCCTCAACCGCCTTGAGATGGGTCATGGGTGCCATGCCCGAGGTGAAGTGGGAATGAAGGTTGATGGGGATATCCACGCTTTCCTTAAGGGCCTTGACAAGGTCAAAGGCATCGTAGGGAGCCATGAGACCGGCCATGTCCTTGATGCAGATACTGTCTGCGCCCAAGTCCACAAGTTCTTTTGCCTTGTTCACATAGTACTCCAGGGTGTAGACCGTACCGCCCATTCGGGGCTCGGTCAGGGAGTAGCAGATGCTTCCCTGAAAGTGCTTGCCGCAGCTCTTGATCACGGGAACCACAGCCTCAAAGTTACGGTAATCGTTCAGGGCATCAAAGGTCCTGAATACGTCCATTCCGTTCTCACAGGCCCGGTTGACAAAGGCCTTTGCAACATCGTCGGCATAGTTGCGATACCCGACAAGGTTCTGCCCCCTGAGCAGCATGGAAAAGGGGGTCTTCTTAAAATAGCGTTTGAGGGTCCTGATCCGCTCCCAGGGATCTTCGTTCAAGAAACGATGCATGCTGTCAAAGGTTGCACCCCCCCAGACCTCAACGGCCCAGAAGCCAACCGCATCCATGCGTTCTGCCACGGGAATCATATCCTCGGTTCTTCCCCTTGTGGCAAACAGAGACTGGTGACCATCCCTCAGGGAGAGGTCCATAATTTTAAGGGGATTTTTAGCCTTGGGCCTCTCTTTTTCACAATTAATCTCACACATGTGTATTCTGCCGTGTTCACTCATTGGACTCTCCTGTATATCAGCGTTAAATCACTTATATCAGCGTTAAATCACTGGCTGTTTATTATTTAAATATTCGCATCTGCATCATGGTCCGACCCTGCATCTGGTCGCTCCTGCCGGCCATTGCCCAGGTGCCGGCAAACACGGAACTCTTTGTATCCGGCTGTTTAACAGCCCCTTCCATGGTATTGTCCATGGATCCGGCAAACTGCGCCGCCTCTTCCTGGGTCTTTATGTAGGTGACAACCGCTGCCGTTAAAGCAGCCATTTTTTTTCTGTCCATTTGTCCTTCCTATACGGGTATATTTCCATGCTTTTTGGCAGGGCGCATCTCACGCTTGCTTCCCAGGGCTTCCAGGGCGTCCACAAGGCGAGCCCTTGTGTCGGCAGGTCGAATCACGGCGTCCACATACCCCCGGTTTGCCGCACAATAGGGATTTGAAAAGAGCGCTTCGTATTCCTCAATCTTTTCGGCCCGTTTGGCAACGGGATCATCAGCCCCCTTGATCTCCCTTGCATGGATAATGTTGGCAGCACCTGCAGCCCCCATGACGGCAATCTGGGCGCTGGGCCATGCAAAGGCCATGTCTGCGCCAAGGTGCTTGGAACACATGGCAAGGTAGGACCCACCGTAATCCTTTCTTGTGATGAGCAGAAGCTTGGGAACAGTTGCCTCGGAATAGCACCAGAGAAGCTTTGCACCGTGGCGGATGATACCGTTCCACTCCTGGTCACTGCCCGGCAGGTAGCCAGGTACGTCTGCAATGGTAAGCATGGGAATGTTAAAGGCGTCACAGAAACGAATAAACCGGGTTGCCTTGTCCGATGCATTGATGTCAAGGCACCCTGCCAGGAAATTCGGCTGATTGGCTATGATGCCGATCACCCTTCCGTTCAGCCGTGCAAAGCAAATAACGATATTTTTGGCAAAATACTCGTGGGGTTCAAAATATTCCCCATTGTCCACAATGGAGGTAATCACCGTCTTGATGTCGTAGCTCTGGTTGGGGTTGTCTGGAATCAGGGTATCAAGTTCCGGTGCGAGTCGGTAGGGATCGTCCCCGGTTTCTTTAAACGGTGGGTCCTCCATGTTGTTGCTGGGAAGATAGGACAAGAGCATCCTGATCCTTTCCAGGGCATCCTGGTCGGATTCACAGGCAAACTGAGCCACACCGCTCTTTTCATTGTGGGTCATGGCACCACCCAGTTCTTCAAAGGAGATCTCTTCTCCGGTCACGGATTTGATCACCTGGGGACCTGTGATGAACATGTAGCTTGTGTCTTTGACCATGAAGATCCAGTCGGTCATGGCAGGAGAGTAAACAGCACCGCCAGCCGTGGGTCCCATGATGGCCGAAATCTGGGGAATCACACCCGAAGCCGAAGCGTTCCTGAAAAAGATCTCCCCATAGCCGGACAGGGCATCCACTCCCTCCTGGATTCTTGCACCGCCCGAATCGTTAATACCCACAACGGGCGCACCGGCCTTCATGGCCATGTCCATGACCTTACAGATCTTTTTTGCCTGCATTTCTCCCATGCTGCCGGCCCTTGAGGTAAAATCCTGGGAATAGGCAAACACCACCCGCCCCTCGATCTTTCCATGGCCCGTGACAACACCGTCGGCTGCAATCTCCTTGTCTTGCATTCCAAAGTTAGTACACCGGTGGGTGACAAACATGTCCACCTCCCGGAACGTCCCCTTGTCAAACAAAAGATCCAGTCGTTCCCTGGCATTTAGTTTTCCGGTTTCACGTCGTTTTTCAAGGGCCTTCTCGCCCCCCATGCCAAGGATTTTTTTCTCCCGTTCCTGAAGATCCTTGATCTTGTCTGCTACTAATCCCATGATAGCAACCTGCCCTTTTTTGAAATCGTTGATTTGAGTTTACTTCTTAACTTGCGGCGATCCGCGCTCTAAAGAGTATTTGAATCGAATACAACCTAAAAGTTTTAGGTACAAGATTTTAACGCCCTTAGTCAAGAATTGATTGATCATTTAGCAACATTAACCTTGTTCAGGGCTTTCCAGAGTCCTTCCACCTGCTCCCGGGTCTCTTCAAGAGTTCCAGCATTGTCAACCACAAAATCGGCAAACTTGAGTTTTTCGTCAATGGGAATCTGTGCTTTTAAAATCACAGCCGCCTCATCCGCTGTGATATTGTCCCGCCGGGCAAGACGCCGGATCTGGACATCCCGGGGAACATACACCACCATGAGACGATCAAAAAGGTATTGAAGGTTCAATTCGACCAGCAGTGGAATCACCACCAGGATCACACTGTCTGGTTCTGCCGCTGAAATGGCCTTAACCCGGGTAAAAAAAGCCTTGAAAATTGCAGGATGGGTAAAAGCTTCGAGCTTTTTGCGTTTTTCCACATCGTTGAACACAATCTTTGAAAGTCGCTTACGGTCCAGGGTGCCGTCTTCTGCCACTACCTGGGTGCCGAAATAACCGACAATGTTGTCAAATCCCCCAGTGCCCGGTTCCACCACCTTCCGGGCCAAAAGATCAAAATCCACAATCCTGGCACCCTTCGCCCCCAGCATATTGGCAACGGTGGTTTTACCGGACCCGATACCGCCAGTCACCCCCAGAAGCATTTTACAGCCATGGTGCATCGCCTTTGCCATCATCGTATCATAACCCCTGTCGCACCCTTTATTTTAATTCCAATGGGTTTTATTTTCCGAAGAAAAACCGTTTCAAGGATTGACAAGGGTGAATTTCCAGGCGCAATACCAGTCTTCTGGATGTTTGTCAGGCGGGCACCCAATGCATTCGGTTTTGATCCTGGAATCAATGGCTGCTGCAAAATAGGGGTATTCAACCAAACCCGCTGACTTACAGGGGTAATCGGCAAGACCTCTTCTCTTTCTGGCAGCCTGAACCCTGCAATCGTTCATGCGAAAAATAATCGTATTTTCATCGATTTCTTCCACGGACTGGCGGTTGATGGTGGCGTACATCCTGAATGCCAGGGCTTTTTTAAGGGCCGGAATACCACCGTTGTCGGGAAGATCAAGGAGACCCTTGATTCGTTTTGCTTCAAAGGGAGAAAAACGGGTCCAGCAGGTATCATTGCACCGTTTCGCCTCGTTCATGCCAAACGGATGCTCAACGGCCTGGAACCAGATACCGTCGTTGGCAAGCCAGTTGACACCCATTTTCTCGATAAGATCCAGGAGGTCGGCCTTTGACATGCGGTGAAGGGCTCCTGGCACCCCATCAATGATTTCAAACCCCAATGCCTTGCCCAGACGCGCCAGCTGATTGCCAAAACTTTTTTCCCACACAGCGTCTTCAACGGCCATTGCACTTTCACTACCAAGCTGGTGCTCAACCTGGGCTAACCACTGACCATAGTGAACAAGGGTTCTTCTGAAAGAATCCTTCACCATTTTCAAAAGCAGATCATGGTCGGCATCTGCAAGTAGCGTATTCATCTCTTTCATTTTTTGCTCCCCATAACGTAAGTTTAACATATCAACAGGCACAAAGCGTATATATTGATCGAGCGCTCAGTCATATATTTAATTAAAAAAAACCAGCCTGTCAAGGTGATAACAGAAAAGATTGACAAAGCTTACACTTGACACCGTTCATTCAATACGGTATCAAATATTGCTTTAAATCTTAAACTTTTATGCAGCAATCATCAAGAAATCACCAAGAGAAGAAAAGATAAAAAAAACATGAGCAAAAAGATCAGCATAAAGCAGATACGAAATATCGGCATCATGGCCCACATTGATGCGGGCAAGACAACCGTGACCGAACGGATACTCTACTACACGGGAACATCCCATAAAATAGGCGAAGTCCATGACGGTGAGGCGGTCATGGACTGGATGGAGGATGAGCAGAATCGGGGCATCACCATCACCTCAGCCGTCACCACCTGCCTTTGGAACAACTCCCAGATTCAGATCATTGATACGCCGGGCCATGTGGATTTCACCATAGAGGTTGAAAGGGCCCTGCGGGTACTCGACGGTGCCGTGGGTGTGTTCTGTGCCGTTGGGGGCGTAGAGCCCCAGTCTGAAACGGTATGGCGCCAGGCAGACCGGTACAAGGTTCCCAGGCTTGCCTTTATCAACAAGATGGACCGTATTGGTGCTGACTTTTTCAAGGTTGTTGAGAGCATCGAAAAGAAACTCAAGGCAAAACCATTGATGCTACAGATTCCCGTGGGAAAGGAGGAGGGGTTCACAGGGGTAATCGACCTTCTGACCATGGAAGAAATCACCTGGAATGACGACACCCAGGGTGCTGAATACGCCATCGGTGAAATCAGTAAAAGCCTGAGGGAAAGCGCGGAAGACTTCCGGGAAAAGATGGTTGAAACCGTGGCAGAGGTGGATGACGAGATCATGGAACTCTACCTTTCCGAACAACCCATCCCCCTTGAAAACCTCAAGGCGGCCATCAGACGATCCACCATCCAGAGAAAGGTGGTTCCGGTTCTCTGCGGTTCGGCCCTCAGAAACAAGGGTATTCAACCCCTGCTCAACGCCATTGAGGCCTTTCTGCCAAGCCCTGTGGACATCCCACCGGTGAAGGGCATCCACCCGGATACAGAAGAAATAGTCGAATACCCGCCCCAGAAATCTGCACCCCTTGCGGCCCTCATCTTCAAGGTTTCCATGATCGAGGGAAGAAAACTGTCGTTTGCAAGAATCTACAGCGGGACCCTTGTCTCGGGCTCAGAGGTGTACAATCCGTTTTTGAAAAAACGGGAAAAGCTGTCAAGAATACTCAAGATGCATGCCAACAAACGGGAACGGATAGAATCTGCCTCTGCCGGGGAGATCGTCGGTATTGTGGGTCTTAAGGATACGTCCACAGGGGAAACCCTTTGCTCGGAAAAGGCACCTGTGCTCCTTGAGCGGATGGAATTTTTAAAGCCGGTCATCTCCATTGCCATCGAGCCCAAAACCCACGCAGACCAGGAAAAGCTCGAAGAGGTCCTCAAAAAATTCACCATTGAGGATCCCACCCTCACCGTGACCACGGACAACGACACCGGCCAGACGATTCTGTCCGGCATGGGCGAACTCCACCTTGAAATCATCATCAGCCGGATGCAGCGGGAATTTAAGACCGAGGTCAACATTGGAAAACCCCAGGTGGTTTACAGGGAAGCCCTGGGGGCTGAAAGTACGGGTCACGCCAAATTTGAACGTGAAATCTCAGGCAAAAACCACTTTGCCGAAGTCACCCTCAGCTTGAGACCCCTTGAACGGGGCCAGGGCATCACCTTTCGTTCCAAGATCGGAGAAGATCAAATTCCCCTGCAATATGTTCCTGCAATTGAGAAGGGGATTAAGGACGCCCTTGAGAGTGGATTTTTAAAAGGATATCCCGTTGTTGACACTGAAATTGTGCTCACGGGCGGATCATTCAATGAATCCCAGAGTTCAGACCTTGGATTTTCGGTGTGTGCCTCCATGGCCGTCCGGGACGCCCTGGAAAAGGCTGAAATGTTTCTTCTTGAGCCCATCATGGATGTGGAGGTGTTTGTCAGCGACAAGAGCATGGGAGATGCCATTGCCGACCTGAACTCCCGGGGCGGCAAGATCGAATCCTTTACCCCCAGGGGGGATCAACAGACCATCAAGGCCACCGTTCCCCTGGCAAAGATGTTTGGCTACTCAACGGCCCTTCGATCGGCCACCCAGGGACGGGGGACATTTACCATGCAGTTTTCAAGGTTTGACAAGGCCTGATTGCAACACGCTTAAGGAGGTCGACGACCCCCTGGACGATGGGGCCTTGTTCTTTTTTTTCAGCTCTGAAATAAGGGCCTTGGCCCGCTCGATCCTGTCTGGATCATCCATGGCGCCAAGGCTTTTTTCAAAGTGGAACAGGGCATTCCTTTCCTCTTTGATGGTATGATAATAAAACCCAAGGTAATAGTGGGAAAGCCCGACCTCATGCTCCTGGCCCGAAATGTCAGCAAGGTTGTAGTAAACCCTTGGAAAAAGATCTGGATCGGCATCAACCAGTCTTAATAAATCCGACTTTGCCTTGTCCAGCATGCCCAGATCAAGCCTTGCACTTCCCCGATAAAAAAGAAGTGACGACCTTACATCCGCAACGGTATCAAGCCCTTCAAGAACGGCCAAAGCCTTTTCAGGCTCGCCTTTTAACAGATAAACCCTTCCCATTTCAACGAGAACAAAGGGATCAAACAACCTCAGGGTCAATGCCTGCCCCAGGTGGGACAGGGCCTGATCCAGCAGTGATTTTCTCACAAGCACCAGGGCAAGACCATAGTGGATGGCCGCATCGTCCGGATCTTTTTTCAGCATTTTTGAGAGCATGGCCTCGGTGGTGTCCACCTGACCGTAAAGTCCTGCCAGCCGGTATTTGACCAGATTGAACCGGAAAGGGTCAATACCGTTGTTCGTGACAGCCTCGTTAGCATGGTCCTGGAGCCAGGCTTCCAGGTAGAGAATCCGATCCTTGGAACCTGGATGTGTCTTCAGATAAGCGGGAATGGCATCGGTGCCGTACCAGTCACTGGCCCTTATTTTTTCAAGACCGGTCAAAAGCCCCCTGGGCGAAAAAGAGGCGTCCCGGATATACTTGACACCCTTCTGATCGGCCTCTTCCTCGTTTTCCCGACTATAGGCCAGCATTGAGGTCTGACCCGATGCCACCGAACCCAGAACCACTGCCTGGGCCGCATCACCCCCACCTGCAACCCCCACCAGCACCCCGGCCAGCACCCCGGCAAGGGTGCCAATGCTCACAAGTTTAGACCGGTCAAGCATCTGGGAAATATGACGACAGGCTGCATGGGCACACTCATGGCCGATAATGCCTGCAAGCTCATCGGAATTATCAAGGCCGGTTATCAGGCCACGATTAACAAAAATATTGGCCCCGGGTCCAGCAAAGGCGTTGAACTGGTCACTATCCACGATATGAAAGGTGTAATCAAAGGGCTGGGGCGGCAGTTGATCAACGATTCTTCGACCGATCAAGGAAACAAGATCCAAAGCCATGGGGTCATGGATCAGGGCCATCTGCTGCCCGACCATCTCCATGAACTCCTGGGCCATTTTCCTCTCCTCACTGACGGAAAGTGCTGCTGCAGGGGGTATGGAAATAAAAAAAACCAGGAGTGCGGCAATAAGAGAGCCAGCCAGGGTATGTCTAAATGGTTTCATGGAAAAATTATATATGATAATTTTTTAAATTTCAACCCTTGGAAGCAGAACTCCCAAGGGGCAACCCATGTCGCCTTCAGCACTTCCAATAATTAGAATTGCTGCCCCACTTTTTTACATTTGCTCTGATCCTGGAAGTGTGATAATTGTACTCGATTATGACACAAACCATCTGCATATCAAACCAAAAGGGAGGGGTGGGCAAAACAACCACCGCGGTAAACCTGTCCGCTGCCCTTGCCGTTTCAGGAAAAAAGACCCTTCTTGTGGACTGTGATCCCCAGGCAAATGCAACAACTGCCACGGGAATTGACAAGCCCCATCTTGCCTGTTCCCTGTACCATGGTCTTATCCAGTCAAACACGGCTCGAGAGATCATTATCCCCACCCAGGTGGAAAACCTGGACATTCTTCCTGCGAATGTGGATCTCATCGGATTTGAGGTGGAGATGATGGCTACCCAGGGAAGGGAAGAGGTCCTCAAACGACTCCTTTCCAGTGTAAAACAGACATATGATTATGTCATCCTTGACTGCCCCCCCTCCCTGAGCCTTTTGACACTCAATGCCTTGACTGCGGCGGATTCAGTCCTCATCCCCCTTCAGAGTGAATTTTTCGCCCTTGAGGGCCTCGGCCAGCTCCTTGCCACCATCAAGCGAATAAAGCTCTCCCTCAACCCGAGTCTCAAGATAAAGGGGATTCTCCTGACCATGTTTGACAGAAGAACCAATCTTGCCCGCCAGGTTGTTGAAGATGCGGAAAAACATTTCAAGGAGATGATTTTTACGACACGGATACCGCGCAACGTCAAACTCGGTGAAGCCCCAAGTTTCGGCATGCCGATCATCGTATACGATCCCTCGTCCGTCGGCGCAAAAAGCTACCTTGACCTTGCGAAGGAACTTCTTGAAAGGTGATTCTAAAAAATGAGTAAAAAGAAAAAACTGACAGGACTTGGCAGGGGAATTTCCGCCTTGATTCCAGACCTTGAGGCCATGGATGAAAACACGGGTAATTTTTTCATGTGCAAAATCGAGGAGATTGTTCCCAACCGGTTCCAGCCCAGGATCAATTTTGTGGAAGAAGAGTTAGAAAAGCTCAAGGAGTCCATCATTGAACAGGGGATTCTTCAGCCCCTGCTGGTGAGAAGAAACAGTGACACCTACGAACTCATTGCAGGGGAACGACGGTTAAGGGCCGCGCAAAGAGCCAAATTTACCCATGTCCCGGCCCTGGTCAGGGACCTTACCGATGAGCAGATGCTTGAAGTTTCCATCATTGAGAACATCCAGCGCCAGGAGTTAAACCCCCTGGAGGAAGCTGAAGCCTACCATCGGCTGATCTCAGAATTCAACTACACCCAGGAGAAGGTCGCCAGGAGAATCGGAAAGAACAGATCCACCATTGCAAACCTGTTAAGACTTCGGGGGCTTCCCGATGCCATCCACCAGAGTCTTGCCAAACATGAAATTTCAACCGGCCACGCAAGGGCAATTCTCGGGGCCGGATCTGAAGAAAACCAGATCAAGGTCTGGCTCAGAGTCGTGGAAAAAGAACTCTCGGTCCGGGCAACGGAACAGCTTGTCCAGAGAATCAAGGCAGAGACAGACATGCCTTCCACCCCCCCGCCCATCGTTCAAAATGACGAGTTTGACCGGCTGAGTTCAACACTTTCCAGCAAAATAAACTCCACAGTCAAGATAAAGCACAGGGGAGACGGTGGACGGTTTGAGATCGGGTTTAAGACCCGGGAGGAGTTCCAGCGCCTCGTGGAACTTTTTAACCGTCTGACATGAAAATCACCATTGCCAGAACAGCCGGATTCTGCATGGGGGTCCGCCGAGCCGTAGATCTTGTGCTTGATGCCTCCAACGCAACCAAGGAACGCATCTGTACCTATGGTCCGCTGATTCACAACCCCCAGGTCCTTGAGATGCTTGAAAAAAAGGGAATCCCCAGCATCAATACCATTCCTGAAAAGGGTGAGGGTACCGTTCTGATCCGTGCCCACGGGGTCCCGCCCCAGGATAAAAGGCAGCTGGAACTGGCGGGATTCAAGGTGATCGATGCCACCTGCCCAAGGGTTATCCGGGTTCAGACAATCATTAAAAAGCATACCGACCAGGGATATGCCTCCATCATCCTTGGAGACCGGGACCACCCTGAAGTCAAGGGGCTTCTAGGCTATGCCGGCAAAGGCGGGGTTGCCGTATCCTCCCTGGCAGCCCTGGAAAAACTGCCGTCCTTTGACCGGGCCATTATCGTTGCACAGACCACCCAGGACACCCATTTATTTGAACAGGTCAAGGTCTGGGCCCAGGAAAACCACCCCGAATACAAGGTGTTTGACACCATCTGTGATTCCACGGAAAAACGCCAGGCTGAAACAAGAAAAATGGCCCAGATCTGTGACGCGGTGGTTGTGGTTGGTGGACGAGAGAGTGGCAACACCCGTCGTCTTGCCCAGGTGGCAAGGGATACGGGAAAACCTGCCTTTCACATTGAGGATGTATCCGAACTTGACATCAAAGAACTCGCTGGGGCAAAGCATATTGCCATTACAGCAGGTGCTTCAACGCCCAACTGGATCATCAATAAAACCTGCAGGACCCTTGAAAATCAGCTTGGCAAACCCCGAAATTTTCTTTTGGCAAAGCTTCGTCCCCTTGTGCTTGTTCTGCTAAGGACCAATCTGCTGATCTCGTTGGGAGCGGGCTGTCTCACCTTTGCCTGTGCAACCCTCCAGGGGGTCGACCACAGCCTCAGCCATAGCGCCACAGCCATGCTCTACATTCTTTCCATGCAGGTGATTAACAACCTATTTTCCATAAAATCAGATCTTTACAATAATCCAGACCGGGCGATGCTCTACATGGCCCACAGGCCGTTGCTCATTGCCCTTGCCCTGGTAAGCGGAAGTGCAGGCCTTTTTTTAACTTTTGCCACAAGCCTTACCTCGTTTGCAATTTTACTTGTGATGAGCCTGCTTGGTCTCTCCTACAACCTGAAGATCCTGCCCACAACAACAGGCTTCAAACGAATCAAGGATATCCCAGCGTCTAGAACGCTGCTCATAACAGCAGCATGGGGAACGGTGACCTGTATCCTTCCAGCCATTTCAACCCCAACAGGTATGGAAGTCGTTCCGGCTCTTGTTTTTTCCATGGGACTTGTCCTGGCAAGAACCGCTTTTTTTGATGTGCTTCAGATGCAGGGAGACAGAATCACCGGCAAAGAAACCCTTCCCATCCTTGTTGGCGAACAAAAGACGCTCTCCCTCATCACCTGGGTTCTTGCGGTAACCTTCTTGTCCACACTGGTATCGACCCTTGTGGGCCTGATCACACCATCGGGATTTGTCCTCATGCTTGTTCCCATTTCCATGGGCTATGCCATCCACCTGAGCAAAAAAGATTTTTTTCTTCCTGGAACACAGCTTGAAATCGTTATAGAATCCCAATTTATCATCGCAGGAATCGTATCCCTATTGTTCTAGTCCATGGACGGAGTAGAATATTTAACCCTGATTCAACAAAACGTGTACCCTTGCAGGTGCTGTTAGCGATAAAGAAATTTCATAAACACAAAGGCGAATCTCCCATGGCAGACCCCAAAGAATTTGATTCTCCCTACCCTGTAATCGGACAACTGGCACTCAAGCACGGGCTTGTTGCAAAAGAGGCCCTTGACCTTGCCTGGAAAGCGTGCATGGAAACCAGCGAACCTGTCTCTGCATTGGCCGACTATCTCCTGGCCCATCAGCTGGTTTCACCCCTTGACATGAAACGAATTTTAACCGCCTCCCGGGCCATGAAAATGCGAAGAAAGGACGTAAAATTCGGCACCCTTGCCATTGAAAAAGGGTACATCTCAACCGGCCTGCTCAAGCTTGCCCTTGACCAGCAAAAACAGGAACTGATCCAGAACAAGCGCTCCAAACTCCTGGGAGACATACTGGTGGAAGCCGGCATGATAACCACACGCCAGTGCAACGACATATTAAAGGAACAAAACCGGCTCAAAAAGTCCAACCAGGACACCGGGGAACAAGCCCTCCCCTCCCCGGAATCGTCCCCAAAAATAGAGAAACTGTTCACCCAGGGCTTCAACCCGACCACTGCCGCATCCCTTGAACGTGGAATGACACTGACCTTTGCCAAGGACGCCATTGCCGCCTTTCTCTCCAAAACCGATGACTTTGACGAAACGATTACTGTCCAGGAGATAAAGAAACTGCTTGCAAGACATTACATTGTCTTTGGCATTGTGGACGATACCCTGATCAACGGTTTTATCAAATCCAAAGCATTTAAGACAAAACCTTTCCGGGTTGCCCTTGGCATTAAACCCCAAAGGCCGGTGGATGCCGTTGTTAAATATTTTTTTATCACCAACCGGCTCAAAGTCGGAGAAATAGACGAAAAAGGCAACATTGATTTCAGGGAAAGGGGAAAAATCCCCAGGGTGGCAGCCGACGATATCCTTGCAGAAAGGATTCCCCCCCTGGAAGGGGTTGCTGGAAAAAACGTTTTTGGAAATAACATGCCCGTTCCCCCTGCCCGGGACATCAAACTCAAATACAAACGAGGTGCAAAATTCTCCAGGGACGGATTAAAGATAATCGCCAGAATCGATGGAGAACCCAAGCTCTCCTGGTCGGGCAGCATCAGCGTGCTGGATGAAATTATAATCGACAATGTCGATTATGAGACCGGCCATATTGACTACCCTGGAAACGTCAAGATCAAGGGGTGTATCCAGAATGGTT
Coding sequences:
- a CDS encoding M48 family metallopeptidase, which produces MKPFRHTLAGSLIAALLVFFISIPPAAALSVSEERKMAQEFMEMVGQQMALIHDPMALDLVSLIGRRIVDQLPPQPFDYTFHIVDSDQFNAFAGPGANIFVNRGLITGLDNSDELAGIIGHECAHAACRHISQMLDRSKLVSIGTLAGVLAGVLVGVAGGGDAAQAVVLGSVASGQTSMLAYSRENEEEADQKGVKYIRDASFSPRGLLTGLEKIRASDWYGTDAIPAYLKTHPGSKDRILYLEAWLQDHANEAVTNNGIDPFRFNLVKYRLAGLYGQVDTTEAMLSKMLKKDPDDAAIHYGLALVLVRKSLLDQALSHLGQALTLRLFDPFVLVEMGRVYLLKGEPEKALAVLEGLDTVADVRSSLLFYRGSARLDLGMLDKAKSDLLRLVDADPDLFPRVYYNLADISGQEHEVGLSHYYLGFYYHTIKEERNALFHFEKSLGAMDDPDRIERAKALISELKKKNKAPSSRGSSTSLSVLQSGLVKP
- a CDS encoding ParA family protein — translated: MTQTICISNQKGGVGKTTTAVNLSAALAVSGKKTLLVDCDPQANATTATGIDKPHLACSLYHGLIQSNTAREIIIPTQVENLDILPANVDLIGFEVEMMATQGREEVLKRLLSSVKQTYDYVILDCPPSLSLLTLNALTAADSVLIPLQSEFFALEGLGQLLATIKRIKLSLNPSLKIKGILLTMFDRRTNLARQVVEDAEKHFKEMIFTTRIPRNVKLGEAPSFGMPIIVYDPSSVGAKSYLDLAKELLER
- a CDS encoding ParB/RepB/Spo0J family partition protein, translated to MSKKKKLTGLGRGISALIPDLEAMDENTGNFFMCKIEEIVPNRFQPRINFVEEELEKLKESIIEQGILQPLLVRRNSDTYELIAGERRLRAAQRAKFTHVPALVRDLTDEQMLEVSIIENIQRQELNPLEEAEAYHRLISEFNYTQEKVARRIGKNRSTIANLLRLRGLPDAIHQSLAKHEISTGHARAILGAGSEENQIKVWLRVVEKELSVRATEQLVQRIKAETDMPSTPPPIVQNDEFDRLSSTLSSKINSTVKIKHRGDGGRFEIGFKTREEFQRLVELFNRLT
- the ispH gene encoding 4-hydroxy-3-methylbut-2-enyl diphosphate reductase, producing MKITIARTAGFCMGVRRAVDLVLDASNATKERICTYGPLIHNPQVLEMLEKKGIPSINTIPEKGEGTVLIRAHGVPPQDKRQLELAGFKVIDATCPRVIRVQTIIKKHTDQGYASIILGDRDHPEVKGLLGYAGKGGVAVSSLAALEKLPSFDRAIIVAQTTQDTHLFEQVKVWAQENHPEYKVFDTICDSTEKRQAETRKMAQICDAVVVVGGRESGNTRRLAQVARDTGKPAFHIEDVSELDIKELAGAKHIAITAGASTPNWIINKTCRTLENQLGKPRNFLLAKLRPLVLVLLRTNLLISLGAGCLTFACATLQGVDHSLSHSATAMLYILSMQVINNLFSIKSDLYNNPDRAMLYMAHRPLLIALALVSGSAGLFLTFATSLTSFAILLVMSLLGLSYNLKILPTTTGFKRIKDIPASRTLLITAAWGTVTCILPAISTPTGMEVVPALVFSMGLVLARTAFFDVLQMQGDRITGKETLPILVGEQKTLSLITWVLAVTFLSTLVSTLVGLITPSGFVLMLVPISMGYAIHLSKKDFFLPGTQLEIVIESQFIIAGIVSLLF
- a CDS encoding FapA family protein, whose product is MADPKEFDSPYPVIGQLALKHGLVAKEALDLAWKACMETSEPVSALADYLLAHQLVSPLDMKRILTASRAMKMRRKDVKFGTLAIEKGYISTGLLKLALDQQKQELIQNKRSKLLGDILVEAGMITTRQCNDILKEQNRLKKSNQDTGEQALPSPESSPKIEKLFTQGFNPTTAASLERGMTLTFAKDAIAAFLSKTDDFDETITVQEIKKLLARHYIVFGIVDDTLINGFIKSKAFKTKPFRVALGIKPQRPVDAVVKYFFITNRLKVGEIDEKGNIDFRERGKIPRVAADDILAERIPPLEGVAGKNVFGNNMPVPPARDIKLKYKRGAKFSRDGLKIIARIDGEPKLSWSGSISVLDEIIIDNVDYETGHIDYPGNVKIKGCIQNGFKVTGENIRANEIDGGIIHADGNLSVGGGINEAVIYAKGKIWAKFIHKSTIRCLGDIFTTKEIVESTIETGGACIINQGSIIASTITAKMGIKARHVGTERSIPSSLIVGKDLFVLKEIAALKKKIIRIRQQIMDAGEKKQNLEAKLRREQENASRLAHIEENSMAMQKETLTQIASLNPVKNQDELNLMRTRLQTLKQEASEAQEALSLGFETVERVTEERKILLKTLSAQMEQLEDLIQELINLKKWTRENPGIALVDVTGSLMAKTSIMGHHAELKVKRDLQRTTIREIMLTSPGKDQTQDKWEMQITPG